The nucleotide window TGGAAATGATGGAGGATGCTATGACTTGGCATTTCATTGAGACAAAAGCGGTTATCGAAGAACTTGAAGTCGATCCAGAAATAGGCCTTGGTTTTTCTGAAGCGGAAGGACGTCTGGGCAAATACGGCGAAAACATTCTCCGCGAGGAGAAGAAGAAGACGAATCTTGAACGTTTTTTAGAGCAGTTCAAGGACGTTATGATAATCATTCTGATTGCAGCCGCAGCGATTTCGTTTCTTGTCTCGATCTTCGAAAAGGAAGGGTTCTTTGAGCCAGTCTTGATCATGCTTATTGTTATCTTGAACGCTGTTATCGGTGTAATACAGGAGAGCAAGGC belongs to Mesotoga infera and includes:
- a CDS encoding ATPase — protein: MTWHFIETKAVIEELEVDPEIGLGFSEAEGRLGKYGENILREEKKKTNLERFLEQFKDVMIIILIAAAAISFLVSIFEKEGFFEPVLIMLIVILNAVIGVIQESKAEKALDALKKLSSPNARVIRDGEQKLIRASKLVPGDIILIEAGDFVPADARIIESASLKVDESALTGESVPSEKSADAIVKEEASIGDRHNMVFSGCGVSYGRG